The DNA region TTCGGGCCGGTGCAGAACAACATGTCGTTCAACGCCTCCCGCGGTGCGACCCGTGGCATCCACACCGAGCCGTGGGACAAGTTCGTCTCGGTGGCGTGCGGTCGGGTCTTCGCGGCGTGGGTCGACATGCGCGAGGGTTCGTCGTTCGGGACGACCTTCTCGGTCGAGATCGGTCCGGAGACCGCGGTCTTCGTGCCGCGTGGGGTCGGCAACTCCTATCAGGCGCTGGAGGACCGCACCGTCTACTCCTACCTGGTCAACGACCACTGGCGTCCGGGGCACGCCTACCCGGCGCTCCATCTGGGGGACGAGACGGCGGCGATCCGGTGGCCGATCCCGCTGGACTCCGACGAAGCCGAGATCTCCGAGAAGGACCGGGCCAACCCGCGTCTGGCCGAGATCACCCCGATGAAGCCGAAGAAGACACTCGTCATCGGGGCCAACGGCCAGCTCGGCCGCGCGTTGACCGCGGTCTTCCCGGAGGCCGACGCGGTCGACCTCGACGAGCTGGACATCTCCGACGAAAAGGCGGTCGCGGCCTGGCCGTGGGCCGACTACCAGCTCATCCTCAACGCCGCCGCCTACACCGCCGTCGACGTCGCCGAGACCCCCGACGGCCGGCGCACCGCCTGGGCGGCCAACGCGACCGCTCCGGCGCTGCTCGCCCGGGTCGCGACCGAGCACCGGCTGACCCTGGTCCACTACTCGACCGAGTACGTCTTCGACGGCACCGCCACCGAGCACACCGAGGACGAGCCCGTCTCGCCGCTCGGCGTCTACGCCCAGTCCAAGGCGGCCGGCGACATCGCCGTCGCCGGCACCCCGCGCCACTACATCCTGCGTACCTCCTGGGTCGTCGGCGACGGCAAGAACTTCGTACGCACCATGGCGGCTCTCGCCGAGAAGGGCGTCTCGCCCACCGTGGTCGACGACCAGATCGGCCGGCTCACCTTCACCGACACGCTCGCCGCGGCCACCGCTCACCTGCTGCGGTCCGGGGCTGCGTACGGGGTCTACAACTGCACCAACGCCGGCGAGCCGTGCTCGTGGCGCGACATCGCCGCCGAGGTGTTCTCGCTGTCCGGGCGTGACGCGGCCGACGTGGGTGCGACCTCGACCGAGGCCTACTTCGCCGGCAAGGACGGCGTCGCCCCGCGGCCGCTCAACTCGGTGATGTCCCTCGACAAGCTCACCGCCACCGGCTTCGAGCCCGAGGACCACCTCGACGCCCTGCGCCGCTACCTGAAGGCCTGACCGCCGACTCGGCGCATCTGTCCCGTCACAACACGCCGACTCGGCGCATCTGTCCCGACGTGCGAGGCAGACGCGCCGACTCGATGACGTGTGGTGAGACAGACGCGCCGACTCGGCGGGGCTACTTCTCGACGCGCTCCGGGAGCCGCCAGGCGGCGGCGTTGTTGTCGAAGGGCGCCAGGCCGCGCGACTGCCGGATGAAGCCCCACAGGAGCGGGCCGAGGAGCAGCATCGCGCCACCGAGGAGCAGCAGGAAGGTGGCGTCGGCGCCGAGCATCTTGGCGCCGGAGAGCGTCAGCATGATGACGATGCCGCGCCGGATGACCGACTGGGAGACCCAGCGCGCCATCCGGGAGCCGAGGAAGGTGCCGGGGGTGCCGCCGAGGATGAGCGGGATCAGCACCGCCCAGTCGACGCCGTGGTTGATCACCTGGCCGATCGCGGCGGCGAGCACGAGCGGCACCGCCTGGAGCAGGTCGGTGCCGACGAGCTTGACCGCCGAGAGCGTCGGGTAGACCAGCAGCAGCGCGATCATGATGACCGAGCCGGAGCCGACCGAGGTGATGCCGACCAGGAGGCCGCCGAGCGCGCCGATGACGACGGTGAGAAGGGGCTTCAGGCGGGGATCTTCCTCGGGAGCCTCGTTGCCGCCGGTGACCAGACGCAGCTGCAGGTACATCCGGAACATGTAGGACGCCGCCGCGAACAGCAGGGCCCCGCCGAGGACGAGCTTGAGGAAGTGGTCGGTGTCGCCGGGCGCCAGCTTGTGGACGAAGGTGCCCAGGAACGCGCACGGCACCGAGCCGATGATCAGGTAGGTCGCCAGCCGGATGTTGGGCGAGCCGTGGCGCCAGTGCACCGCGGCGCCGACCGACTTGTTGACCGAGGCGGCGACAAGGTCGTTGGCGACCGCGGTCGTCGGGGGCACCCCGAGGAAGATCAGCGCCGGCGTCATCAGGGCGCCACCGCCCATGCCGGTCAGCCCGACGACGATGCCGATGCCGAAGCTGACCACGAGCACGCTGAACGCGTCTTGGGTGAGGAGGTCGGCAAACACGGGGCAACTCTCACATAGTCTCGCCCCCATGCCAGCACCCGTGCCGTTCGCCGAGATCGTCCGCTCCGACTTCGTCGAGGGACACCACTACGGATCCGCCGTCTCCCTGGCGGCCGACGGCAGCGTGGGGTGGTCGATCGGCGACGTCGACTCCCCGATACTCCCGCGCTCCTCGAACAAACCGGTGCAGGCCCTCGCGATGGTGATCCTCGGCCTCGACCTGCCGCCCGACCTGCTCGCCCTCGCCTGCGCCTCCCACTCGGGTGAGGCGTTCCACCAGGAAGGCGTACGCCGCATTCTCGCCACCGTCGGCCTCGACGAGTCCGCGCTCGGCAACATCGAGGACTACCCGTTCGGCGTGGAGGCGCGGGAGGAGGCGCTCCGTCGCGGCGAGGCGAAGAGCCGCCTGGCGATGAACTGCTCCGGCAAGCACGCCGCGATGCTCGCCACCTGCGTCGCCGCCGGCTGGCCGATCGAGGACTACCTGGACCCCAAGCACCCCCTCCAGGAGGGGATCCAGGAGGTGCTCGAGGCGTGCACCGGCGAGGCTGCGTACGTCACGGTCGACGGTTGCGGCGCACCGGCGCTGACGACGTCGCTGACCGGGCTCGCGCGGGCGTTCTCGACCATCGCCTCGGCGGTCGACGGGCCGGGCGCGCGGGTCGCCGAGGCGATGCGGTCCCACCCGGAGTACGTCTCGGGCACCACCCGCGACGAGGTGGCGCTGCACAGGGCCGTACCGGGGCTGATCGGCAAGCTGGGTGCCGAGGCGGTCTATGCGGTCGCGCTGCCCGACGGTCGTGCCTGGGCGCTGAAGGCCGACGACGGTGGCGACCGGGCGCGTGCGGTCGTGATGGCCGCCGCCCTGCTGCGCGACGGGGTCGGTGACCTGGACGGGGTCGACGCCGACGCCCTGCGCGCGACGGGGGTCGCGCCGGTCCTCGGCGGCGGCCGCCCGGTGGGGGAGATCCGGGCGCTGCTGTGAGTTGCTAGCGGCCTGCTAGCGAGGCCGCGGCACATGTTTCCAGCGCGTTTCCGCCGGTTGACGCAGCAACTAGTGGGTGATGTGTGTCACTTCGGTTGCTCAGGGCTTGTGTTTGCTAGCAATTGTTAGCACACTGGAGCCATGGTCAAGAGCAAGGTCACGAGTGCGGTCGGCACGCTCGGCGAGTATCTGAAGGAACAGAGGATCTCTGCCGAGATGTCTCTGCGTCAGCTCGCCGACCAAGCAGGCGTGTCCAACCCCTACCTCAGCCAGATCGAGCGTGGTCTGCGCAAGCCATCGGCTGAGGTCCTCCAGCAGATCGCCAAGGCGCTGCGGATCTCGGCGGAGCAGGTCTACGTCCGTGCCGGGATCCTCAGCCCTGACTCCAACGTCGGAGGGTCCGTGGAGCTCGCGGTCCTCGCCGACCCGAGTCTGACCGAGCGGCAGAAGCACTCGCTGCTCGACGTCTACCACTCGTTCCTTGCTCTCAACAGTCGTGTCACCGACGATGCGCCGGCCGCCGATGAAACCGACGAAGCACCCCATCACGAGGAGAACCCAGATGCCCACGCTGCCCAAGATTGAGACCACCAAGCCGCTCAACGCCGTCGCCGGTGTTGCCGACCTCGCCTACGAGACCGTCAAGGACTTCGCCACCGACCTGCAGAAGAAGGTCGACGGCTACCGCTCCGAGGCGACCACCAAGCTGACCGACGCCCGCGCCAAGGCGACCGAGAAGGCCACCGCCTACCGCACCCAGGCGACCGAGAAGGCGACCGCCGCCAAGTCGACCGTGACCGGCTTCGACCCGAAGACCCTCCCGGCCCTGGCCAAGGAGCAGTACACCGTCCTTCCCGAGAAGCTGAAGACCACCGTCAAGGCCAAGCTCGACGAGACCACCGGCTCCGCCACCGGCACCTACGACAAGCTCGCCACCCGCGGTGAGACCTTCGTCGCGAAGTTCAAGAAGTCCGAGGCCGTCGAGGCCCCGGTGGAGGCCCCCAAGGCCGAGGCACCCGAGGCCGAGGCCCCGAAGGCCGAGGCCGCTCCGGCCGAGAAGCCGGCTCCCGCCAAGAAGGCTCCGGCCAAGAAGACGGCTGCCAAGAAGGCCTGATCCTGGCTCTGAAAGCCCGACGGCTCACCGAGGTGACTCGGTGAGCCGTCGCTGATTTCGTGGAGTTCCGCGAAGGGAGTGGGTGCTGACCGAGTTATCTCGGTGAGCATCCGGCCCGAGGTCAGCTCGGGTAGTCGGCCCCAGCCGCCTGACGGGCCTCCCAGGCCGTGGCGACCATGGAGCGCAGGTCGTGGCGCATCTCCCACTCGAGGTCGCGCCGGGCGAGCTCGCCGGTGGCGACGATGCGGGCGGGGTCGCCGGCACGGCGCGGCTTGATCACCGGCTCGAAGTCGATGCCGGTCACCTCGCGGATGGCGTCCATGATCTGTCGCACCGAGGAGCCGTCGCCGGAGCCCAGGTTGTAGACGGCCTCCAGATCCGCACCCGAGGCGAGCCGCTTGGCGGCCACGACGTGGGAGTGGGCGAGGTCGGCGACGTGCACGTAGTCGCGTACGCAGGTGCCGTCGGGGGTCGGGTAGTCGTCACCGTTGATCTGCGGCGTCTTGCCCTTGGCCAGCGCGTCGAAGACGAGCGGGAAGAGGTTGTGGGGGCTGGTGTCGTAGAGGTCCTTGCTGCCGGAGCCGACGACGTTGAAGTAGCGCAGCGACGTGTGCGCGAGCCCCTCGGCACGCGCCACGTCGGCGATCAACCACTCGCCGATCAGCTTCGACTCGCCGTAGGGGCTCTCCGGGTTGGTCGGCGTGGTCTCGGTGACCAGGTCGACGTCGGGGGTGCCGAAGGTCGCGGCGGAGGAGGAGAAGACCAGCTTGTCGACACCGGTCGCCACCATCGCCTCGAGGAGGTTGGCGGTGCCGGTCACGTTCTGGGCGTACGTGTGCAGCGGCCGCTGCACCGAGACCCCTGCGTACTTGTAGCCGGCGAGGTGGATGACGCCCTCGACCCCGTTGTCGGTGATCGCCTGCTCGATCGCCGCCTTGTCCAGCAGCGTCGCCTCGACGAACGTGACGTTGTCGGGCACGAACTTCGCGAACCCGGAGGACAGGTCGTCGAGGACGACCGGCTCCATGCCTGCGTCGAGCAGCGCCTGCACGACATGCGATCCGATGTAGCCCGCGCCTCCGGTAACCAACCAACTCATGCGAAGAAGATAGCGGCAGGTCCCAGCGCCTAACGTTGGCAGGGTGATCCTGCTGC from Nocardioides luteus includes:
- a CDS encoding sugar nucleotide-binding protein, which gives rise to MSDLAVEQTPIPGLLVVHLPVHGDARGWFKENWQREKMIALGLPDFGPVQNNMSFNASRGATRGIHTEPWDKFVSVACGRVFAAWVDMREGSSFGTTFSVEIGPETAVFVPRGVGNSYQALEDRTVYSYLVNDHWRPGHAYPALHLGDETAAIRWPIPLDSDEAEISEKDRANPRLAEITPMKPKKTLVIGANGQLGRALTAVFPEADAVDLDELDISDEKAVAAWPWADYQLILNAAAYTAVDVAETPDGRRTAWAANATAPALLARVATEHRLTLVHYSTEYVFDGTATEHTEDEPVSPLGVYAQSKAAGDIAVAGTPRHYILRTSWVVGDGKNFVRTMAALAEKGVSPTVVDDQIGRLTFTDTLAAATAHLLRSGAAYGVYNCTNAGEPCSWRDIAAEVFSLSGRDAADVGATSTEAYFAGKDGVAPRPLNSVMSLDKLTATGFEPEDHLDALRRYLKA
- a CDS encoding sulfite exporter TauE/SafE family protein, whose product is MFADLLTQDAFSVLVVSFGIGIVVGLTGMGGGALMTPALIFLGVPPTTAVANDLVAASVNKSVGAAVHWRHGSPNIRLATYLIIGSVPCAFLGTFVHKLAPGDTDHFLKLVLGGALLFAAASYMFRMYLQLRLVTGGNEAPEEDPRLKPLLTVVIGALGGLLVGITSVGSGSVIMIALLLVYPTLSAVKLVGTDLLQAVPLVLAAAIGQVINHGVDWAVLIPLILGGTPGTFLGSRMARWVSQSVIRRGIVIMLTLSGAKMLGADATFLLLLGGAMLLLGPLLWGFIRQSRGLAPFDNNAAAWRLPERVEK
- a CDS encoding asparaginase; this translates as MPAPVPFAEIVRSDFVEGHHYGSAVSLAADGSVGWSIGDVDSPILPRSSNKPVQALAMVILGLDLPPDLLALACASHSGEAFHQEGVRRILATVGLDESALGNIEDYPFGVEAREEALRRGEAKSRLAMNCSGKHAAMLATCVAAGWPIEDYLDPKHPLQEGIQEVLEACTGEAAYVTVDGCGAPALTTSLTGLARAFSTIASAVDGPGARVAEAMRSHPEYVSGTTRDEVALHRAVPGLIGKLGAEAVYAVALPDGRAWALKADDGGDRARAVVMAAALLRDGVGDLDGVDADALRATGVAPVLGGGRPVGEIRALL
- a CDS encoding helix-turn-helix domain-containing protein, translated to MVKSKVTSAVGTLGEYLKEQRISAEMSLRQLADQAGVSNPYLSQIERGLRKPSAEVLQQIAKALRISAEQVYVRAGILSPDSNVGGSVELAVLADPSLTERQKHSLLDVYHSFLALNSRVTDDAPAADETDEAPHHEENPDAHAAQD
- the galE gene encoding UDP-glucose 4-epimerase GalE, with protein sequence MSWLVTGGAGYIGSHVVQALLDAGMEPVVLDDLSSGFAKFVPDNVTFVEATLLDKAAIEQAITDNGVEGVIHLAGYKYAGVSVQRPLHTYAQNVTGTANLLEAMVATGVDKLVFSSSAATFGTPDVDLVTETTPTNPESPYGESKLIGEWLIADVARAEGLAHTSLRYFNVVGSGSKDLYDTSPHNLFPLVFDALAKGKTPQINGDDYPTPDGTCVRDYVHVADLAHSHVVAAKRLASGADLEAVYNLGSGDGSSVRQIMDAIREVTGIDFEPVIKPRRAGDPARIVATGELARRDLEWEMRHDLRSMVATAWEARQAAGADYPS